In Musa acuminata AAA Group cultivar baxijiao chromosome BXJ2-3, Cavendish_Baxijiao_AAA, whole genome shotgun sequence, the following proteins share a genomic window:
- the LOC135606452 gene encoding cytochrome P450 71A1-like, with product MAVPPLLLSSLPSLLVVLALLSSLLLAGRKARGGSATWKLPPSPPKLPVIGHLHLLGSSLLHRSLWELSKKHGPLMHLKLGRVPVVVVSSPEMAKEVLKTHDLECCSRPSPLSFSKFSYGFSDVSLTPYGERWRQLRKFCTVELFSARKINSFRDIRKEEMERVTKLICSHARASTMVNLSELLRSLSCNMTCRTAFGSGFDDGGDIQLHDMLREAQAVVGGLFLSDYLPLLGWVDRLSGMRSRLERAYLKLDSIYQRHIDYHQDRLRQQGKEDGDVLDALLRMQKDEEGLTEDHIKGVLMNIFFGGTDTTSATVEWAMAELIRQPELMKRAQDEVRGCVGSKGEVEESDLHQLHFLKCVIKETMRLHPPAPLLLPRETMQHFKLNGYDILPKTWMYVNAWAIGRDPNSWGRPHVFDPERFMHDSMEANGQDFKLIPFGEGRRICPGKNLGMLMVELVLANLVYSFDWHLPPGMVKEDISMEEARGGTVHREYALCLMVTKYDATTA from the exons ATGGCAGTTCCTCCCCTCCTGCTCTCCTCTCTCCCTTCTCTTCTCGTTGTTCTCGCACTGCTGTCTTCACTTCTACTCGCAGGTCGGAAGGCGAGAGGTGGCTCGGCGACCTGGAAACTCCCTCCAAGCCCACCCAAGCTCCCCGTCATCGGCCACCTCCACCTCTTGGGGAGCAGCTTGCTGCATCGCTCCCTTTGGGAACTCTCCAAGAAACATGGACCTCTCATGCACTTGAAACTTGGTCGAGTCCCCGTTGTCGTCGTGTCCTCGCCGGAGATGGCTAAGGAAGTGCTCAAGACACACGATCTTGAGTGCTGCAGTCGGCCTTCGCCCCTCTCCTTTTCCAAGTTTTCATACGGTTTCTCCGACGTCTCCTTAACCCCATACGGAGAACGATGGAGGCAGCTTCGGAAGTTCTGCACCGTCGAACTCTTCAGCGCCAGGAAGATCAACTCTTTTAGGGACATAAGAAAAGAAGAGATGGAGCGAGTGACGAAACTGATATGTTCTCACGCTCGCGCTTCGACCATGGTCAACCTGAGCGAGTTGCTGCGCTCGCTTTCCTGCAATATGACATGCAGAACTGCCTTTGGCTCCGGCTTCGACGATGGAGGCGACATCCAACTCCACGACATGCTCAGAGAAGCCCAAGCGGTGGTCGGTGGCTTGTTTTTATCTGATTACTTACCATTGTTGGGGTGGGTTGATAGGCTAAGTGGGATGAGATCCAGACTTGAAAGGGCTTATCTCAAACTCGATAGCATCTACCAACGCCATATAGATTACCACCAAGATCGATTGAGGCAACAAGGTAAAGAGGACGGAGACGTCTTAGATGCTTTGCTCCGCATGCAAAAGGATGAGGAGGGTCTAACAGAAGACCACATCAAAGGAGTGCTCATG AATATTTTCTTTGGTGGGACGGACACAACCTCGGCAACCGTGGAGTGGGCGATGGCGGAGCTCATCAGACAACCTGAGCTGATGAAGAGAGCACAAGACGAGGTAAGAGGATGTGTCGGAAGCAAAGGGGAGGTGGAGGAGAGTGACCTTCACCAACTTCATTTCTTGAAGTGTGTCATCAAGGAGACGATGAGGCTGCACCCTCCCGCTCCGCTGCTACTTCCTAGGGAAACCATGCAGCACTTTAAGCTAAATGGCTATGATATTCTACCCAAAACATGGATGTATGTGAATGCTTGGGCGATAGGAAGAGATCCCAATTCGTGGGGGAGGCCTCATGTCTTTGATCCCGAGAGGTTCATGCATGACTCCATGGAGGCAAATGGGCAGGATTTCAAGCTCATACCATTTGGCGAAGGTCGAAGGATCTGCCCCGGTAAGAATCTTGGAATGTTAATGGTGGAACTTGTGCTTGCCAACCTCGTCTACTCCTTTGATTGGCATTTACCACCTGGAATGGTGAAGGAGGACATCAGTATGGAGGAAGCCCGTGGTGGTACTGTACATAGAGAGTATGCTCTTTGTCTCATGGTCACCAAATATGATGCAACAACAGCCTGA